A single Acidimicrobiales bacterium DNA region contains:
- a CDS encoding SMI1/KNR4 family protein yields the protein MSVVDEVIDRLAALPRPPLTRRPPADPAAVDAVDRGRDLRLPADVRRLLAWSDGFGLATSPTAFDLWGVDDLRILNDDEPYRKDVPGMTLVGGDYGGGLYFLDPAGRLGRGHGAVFLVHAGSLWFPDSRHVAGSVAHAVRRALDGEDLWAEPRLGPGAGDA from the coding sequence GTGAGCGTCGTGGACGAGGTGATCGACCGGCTGGCGGCCCTGCCCCGCCCGCCCCTGACCAGGCGGCCGCCGGCCGACCCCGCCGCCGTCGACGCCGTGGACCGCGGGCGCGACCTCCGGCTGCCGGCCGACGTCCGCCGGCTGCTCGCCTGGTCCGACGGGTTCGGGCTGGCCACGTCGCCGACCGCCTTCGACCTGTGGGGGGTCGACGACCTGCGCATCCTGAACGACGACGAGCCCTACCGGAAGGACGTCCCGGGGATGACGCTCGTCGGCGGCGACTACGGCGGCGGCCTGTACTTCCTCGACCCGGCCGGGCGGCTCGGGCGGGGCCATGGCGCGGTGTTCCTCGTCCACGCCGGGTCGCTCTGGTTCCCGGACTCGAGGCACGTGGCCGGGTCGGTGGCCCACGCCGTCCGGCGCGCCCTCGACGGCGAGGACCTGTGGGCCGAGCCCCGGCTGGGCCCGGGCGCGGGCGACGCCTGA
- a CDS encoding BTAD domain-containing putative transcriptional regulator: MRGSVAGGATAPVVPSSLVLIGGFGLEVDGAPVDTPLAVQRLLAFLALAGRPLPRCYVAGSLWPETAEDRAAANLRATVWRLGPSREAVVVVTGLEVGLTGGLAVDYPEALAGARRVLEPGATAAPGEVDRLLRWGELLPGWHDDWVLTERERLRQLRLHALEAVSRRLAADGETMRAIDVALSAVAAEPLRESAHRVLVEAHLAEGNRAEAARAVASFTQSLRRCVGLEPSPRLLGLVDA; the protein is encoded by the coding sequence GTGAGAGGGTCCGTCGCCGGAGGCGCCACCGCACCGGTGGTCCCGTCGTCGCTCGTGCTGATCGGCGGGTTCGGGCTGGAGGTGGACGGGGCGCCCGTCGACACGCCGCTCGCCGTCCAGCGCCTGCTCGCCTTCCTCGCCCTCGCCGGGCGGCCGCTCCCCCGCTGCTACGTCGCCGGCTCGCTGTGGCCGGAGACGGCCGAGGACCGGGCGGCGGCGAACCTCCGGGCCACCGTCTGGCGCCTCGGACCGTCCAGGGAGGCGGTGGTGGTCGTCACCGGGCTGGAGGTCGGCCTCACCGGCGGCCTCGCCGTCGACTACCCCGAGGCCCTGGCCGGCGCCCGCCGCGTCCTCGAGCCCGGCGCCACGGCGGCGCCCGGCGAGGTCGACCGCCTCCTCCGCTGGGGCGAGCTGCTGCCCGGCTGGCACGACGACTGGGTCCTGACCGAGCGGGAGCGGCTCCGCCAGCTCCGGCTCCACGCCCTGGAAGCGGTGTCCCGGCGGCTGGCGGCCGACGGCGAGACGATGCGCGCCATCGACGTCGCCCTCTCCGCCGTCGCCGCCGAGCCGCTGCGGGAGAGCGCCCACCGGGTCCTCGTCGAGGCCCACCTGGCCGAGGGCAACCGGGCCGAGGCGGCCCGGGCGGTGGCCAGCTTCACCCAGTCGCTGCGCCGCTGCGTCGGCCTCGAGCCGTCGCCCCGGCTGCTCGGCCTCGTCGACGCGTAG
- a CDS encoding class I SAM-dependent methyltransferase translates to MSWLFARVYDRLTAQMEEACLERWRADLLAGVEGDVLEIGAGTGRNLAHYGAGVRRLVLTEPDRHMRERLAERVAAEPPAAGRVEVVDAPAEHLPFPDGGFDVAVTTLVLCSVADQPAALAELRRVLRPGGRLVFLEHVAADGRPRRLRWQRRLEPVWRRLAGGCRLTRRTGDAIAAAGFEVEDVARESIRRASPLVRPSVRGTARVPAP, encoded by the coding sequence ATGTCGTGGCTGTTCGCCCGGGTCTACGACCGCCTCACTGCGCAGATGGAGGAGGCCTGCCTCGAGCGGTGGCGGGCCGACCTGCTCGCCGGCGTGGAGGGCGACGTGCTCGAGATCGGGGCCGGCACCGGCCGCAACCTCGCGCACTACGGCGCCGGCGTCCGCCGCCTCGTGCTGACCGAGCCCGACCGCCACATGCGCGAGCGGCTGGCCGAGCGGGTGGCGGCCGAGCCGCCGGCGGCCGGGCGGGTCGAGGTCGTCGACGCGCCCGCGGAGCACCTGCCGTTTCCGGACGGCGGGTTCGACGTCGCGGTGACGACGCTCGTGCTGTGCTCGGTCGCCGACCAGCCGGCCGCCCTGGCCGAGCTGCGCCGCGTGCTGCGCCCCGGCGGGCGGCTGGTGTTCCTCGAGCACGTCGCCGCCGACGGGCGGCCGCGCCGGCTGCGCTGGCAGCGGCGGCTCGAGCCGGTGTGGCGGCGGCTGGCCGGCGGCTGCCGGCTGACGAGGCGGACGGGCGACGCCATCGCCGCCGCCGGGTTCGAGGTCGAGGACGTGGCGCGGGAGAGCATCCGCCGGGCCTCGCCGCTCGTGCGGCCGTCGGTGCGGGGGACGGCGAGGGTGCCGGCGCCCTAG
- a CDS encoding BTAD domain-containing putative transcriptional regulator yields the protein MPRLSLLNGFELEVDGASVELSRPCQRLLAVVALNRASVARSTVAGVLWPERDERRSAANVRSTLWRLPAEVRALVRPDQHRISLDPSLRCDVDELVALAARLVDTVPVAAADLRVGPLLHDLLPAWYDDWVVVERERLRQLRVHALEALAARLRAESRFGESIEAGLAAVAAEPLRESAHRSLVETHLAEGNRTEAIRQCDLYRRLLRHEMGVDASPLLDALERRALGR from the coding sequence ATGCCCCGGCTCTCGTTGTTGAACGGGTTCGAGCTCGAGGTGGATGGGGCGTCGGTCGAGCTGTCCAGGCCGTGCCAGCGGCTGCTCGCCGTCGTCGCGCTGAACCGCGCCTCGGTGGCCCGCTCGACGGTCGCCGGCGTGCTCTGGCCGGAGCGGGACGAGCGGCGGAGCGCGGCGAACGTGCGGTCCACGCTGTGGCGACTGCCGGCGGAGGTGCGCGCCCTCGTCCGCCCGGACCAGCACCGCATCTCGCTCGACCCGTCCCTGCGCTGCGACGTCGACGAGCTCGTCGCCCTGGCCGCCCGCCTGGTCGACACCGTCCCGGTGGCCGCCGCCGACCTGCGGGTCGGTCCCCTCCTCCACGACCTGCTGCCCGCCTGGTACGACGACTGGGTCGTCGTGGAGCGGGAGCGGCTGCGCCAGCTGCGGGTCCACGCGCTCGAGGCGCTCGCCGCCCGGCTGCGGGCCGAGAGCCGGTTCGGGGAGTCGATCGAGGCCGGGCTGGCGGCGGTGGCGGCCGAGCCGCTGCGCGAGAGCGCGCACCGCAGCCTGGTCGAGACGCACCTCGCCGAGGGCAACCGCACCGAGGCCATCCGCCAGTGCGACCTGTACCGCCGGCTGCTGCGCCACGAGATGGGCGTCGACGCGTCCCCCCTGCTCGACGCGCTCGAGCGCCGGGCGCTCGGGCGGTGA